AAGCGGCCAGAGCCATGCCTGAAGCGTCGATGCGTGATGGGTCACATTGCCAAACAACCATACCGTTGGCTCCAAATCCCGCCTGTCGGTGGTTGAGCACGGCCGCAAAGCGTCGAATCCAGCTCCAAGCCAACCATTGGCGAATAACGCCCATGAGATCCTCATCATTCATGCCCAAAGACCGACCCCATGCAGCAAAGGGACGAGGAACCAAAGGTAAATCTTCTTGAAGGCATCGAACCAGTTTCACGTTATGCTCCGAGGCGTGAAAACGTTCCAAAGATTCCAAAGAAGCTTCCGGCAATCCTCCCGCGGAAGTGTCGGCTTCCGAATCTTCCAGCACATCCAGCACGACGGCGAGTTTATACTTTTTTAGAGCGGGTAAAATGAGCGTGGGCCATCCTCCAGCTTCCCGGGACAGCCTGGTCACCACGTCATCAAGGCTCCTGCCGGGTGGTACGGCAATGGTAAACCATAGGTTAAAGGAAGCCGGCCGAAGATAGTTATGGCTGACCCCAGGGTAAGCATTCACCACGCGAGCCGCTTGCTCCGTGTAAGCTTCCGGGACCGCCATGGCCACCAAGCTGCTTTGATACCCCAAAGCACCGGTGTTAAAGATGGCACTGATCTGGCGAACCAAGCGCCCGGCCTTTAAGTTTTGGATACGAGAGAGGACCTCTTGTTCTTCAAGGCCGAGCCTTTCCCCCAGCACGGCGTAAGGCTTCGACTCGATGGGAAAAGAGCGCTGAATGTGGTCCAGCAGCCGACG
Above is a genomic segment from Desulfosoma sp. containing:
- a CDS encoding AsnC family transcriptional regulator, which encodes MDSIDRRLLDHIQRSFPIESKPYAVLGERLGLEEQEVLSRIQNLKAGRLVRQISAIFNTGALGYQSSLVAMAVPEAYTEQAARVVNAYPGVSHNYLRPASFNLWFTIAVPPGRSLDDVVTRLSREAGGWPTLILPALKKYKLAVVLDVLEDSEADTSAGGLPEASLESLERFHASEHNVKLVRCLQEDLPLVPRPFAAWGRSLGMNDEDLMGVIRQWLAWSWIRRFAAVLNHRQAGFGANGMVVWQCDPSRIDASGMALAAFPEVSHCYQRPLHAQWPYNLYAMIHAKTENECRKIAKRLSEAVGLDEYRILFSTREFKKIRLKLFWNEP